The following proteins are co-located in the Manihot esculenta cultivar AM560-2 chromosome 9, M.esculenta_v8, whole genome shotgun sequence genome:
- the LOC110622290 gene encoding uncharacterized protein LOC110622290, whose amino-acid sequence MTTLNKICTALTIVFAVSLIILVAEILYVLWRRRRFRSRNLSSRDVEFSDEPYYPTPSKELLYFFCWKNQNSRIEPDAETTAATATAPPLPPNTPTDADVDEMLKRHALYGPSRVLFTIKEEEREEMETDFSSPAENEERKGKKKKRKSRTFSLEEVAVSAMVIDIDDSTPFSTPCASPPYYTPSPSPARDRNSPHSSSENIVLDE is encoded by the coding sequence ATGACCACCTTGAATAAGATATGCACGGCACTTACCATTGTCTTCGCCGTCTCTTTGATTATTCTGGTGGCTGAGATTCTCTATGTGCTCTGGCGTCGAAGAAGATTTCGGAGTCGGAACCTTTCTAGCCGTGACGTTGAGTTCAGCGATGAGCCATACTATCCAACGCCATCAAAAGAGTTACTGTATTTCTTCTGCTGGAAGAACCAGAACTCGCGCATCGAACCTGATGCAGAAACAACAGCAGCAACTGCTACGGCTCCACCACTTCCACCGAATACGCCGACGGATGCGGATGTGGATGAGATGCTAAAGCGGCATGCACTGTACGGGCCTTCTAGGGTTTTGTTCACTATAAAAGAAGAGGAGAGAGAGGAGATGGAGACAGATTTTTCTTCTCCTGCAGAGAACGAAGAGAGGaaagggaaaaagaagaagaggaaatcgAGGACCTTCTCTTTGGAAGAGGTTGCAGTTTCTGCTATGGTGATTGACATAGATGATTCGACACCGTTTTCTACTCCGTGTGCTTCGCCTCCTTACTATACTCCGTCACCATCTCCAGCTCGTGACAGAAATTCGCCACACTCATCATCCGAAAACATAGTTCTAGACGAATGA